GACACAGCCGTGGCGCGTCCGCCCGGCGGGCGGACGAGCACACAGACGCCGCATCCCACGATCCGAGAGAAGCGCAAGCCACTCATGCCCACGCGCCACGACATCCGTAACGTAGCCATCGTCGCCCACGTCGACCACGGCAAGACGACCATCGTCGACGCCATGCTGAAGCAGGCTGGTGCCTTCGCCGCGCACCAGCTCGACTCCGTCGACGATCGCGTCATGGACTCGAACGACCTGGAGCGTGAGAAGGGCATCACGATCCTCGCCAAGAACACGGCGGTGAAGTACCACCCCAAGGACGGCGGGGCCCCGATCACGATCAACATCATCGACACCCCCGGCCACGCCGACTTCGGCGGTGAGGTCGAGCGCGGTCTGTCGATGGTCGACGGTGTCGTGCTCCTGGTGGACGCTTCCGAAGGCCCGCTCCCGCAGACCCGCTTCGTGTTGCGCAAGGCGCTTCAGCGGCGGATGCCCGTCATCCTCTGCATCAACAAGACGGACCGTCCGGACTCCCGTATCGACGAGGTCGTCAACGAGACCTACGACCTCTTCCTCGATCTGGACGCCGACGAGGACCAGATCGAGTTCCCGATCGTCTACGCCTGCGGCCGGGACGGCGTCGCCTCGCTGACCAAGCCGGAGGACGGCACCGTCCCGGCCGACAGCGAGAACCTGGAGCCGTTCTTCTCCACGATCCTGGACCACATCCCGGCCCCCACCTATGACGACGAGGCGCCGCTCCAGGCCCACGTCACCAACCTCGACGCCGACAATTTCCTCGGTCGTATCGCCCTGCTCCGGGTCGAGCAGGGCGAGCTCCGCAAGGGCCAGACCGTCGCGTGGATCAAGCGGGACGGCTCGATCGCCAACGTCCGCATCTCCGAGCTGATGATGACCGAGGCGCTCACCCGCAAGCCGGCCGAGAAGGCCGGCCCCGGTGACATCTGTGCCGTGGCCGGTATCCCCGAGATCATGATCGGCGAGACGCTGGCCGACCCGGAGAACCCGGTGGCGCTTCCGCTGATCACGGTGGACGAGCCCGCGATCTCGATGACCATCGGCACCAACACCTCGCCGCTCGTCGGCCGTGGCGGTACCGGCAAGGGCGCGGACAACAAGGCCGCGGTCAAGGACCGCAAGGTCACCGCCCGCCAGGTCAAGGACCGCCTGGACCGCGAGCTCATCGGCAACGTGTCGCTGCGGGTCCTGGACACCGAGCGCCCGGACGCCTGGGAGGTGCAGGGCCGTGGCGAGCTGGCCCTGGCGATCCTGGTCGAGCAGATGCGCCGCGAGGGCTTCGAGCTGACCATCGGCAAGCCGCAGGTGGTCACGAAGGAGGTCGACGGCAAGGTCCACGAGCCGGTCGAGCGTATGACCATCGACGTGCCCGAGGAGCACATGGGCGCCGTCACCCAGCTCATGGGCGTCCGCAAGGGCCGGATGGACAACATGTCGAACCACGGTTCGGGCTGGGTCCGTATGGAGTTCGTGGTGCCGTCCCGCGGCCTGATCGGCTTCCGCACGGAGTTCCTGACCAACACCCGCGGCACCGGTATCGCGCACTCGATCCACGAGGGCCACGAGCCCTGGTTCGGCACCCTGACGACCCGCAACAACGGTTCGCTGGTCGCGGACCGGTCCGGCTCGGTCACGGGCTTCGCGATGACGAACCTTCAGGAGCGCGGAGTCCTCTTCGTGGAGCCGGGCACCGAGGTGTACGAGGGCATGATCGTCGGTGAGAACTCCCGCTCCGACGACATGGACGTGAACATCACCAAGGAGAAGAAGCTCACCAACATGCGCTCTTCCACGGCCGATGTGGCGGAGTCCATCGTGCCGCCGCGCAAGCTGTCGCTGGAGCAGTCCCTGGAGTTCTGCCGGGACGACGAGTGCGTCGAGGTGACCCCGGAGGCGGTGCGCATCCGCAAGGTGAACCTGGACGCCCGCGAGCGCGCCCGCGCCGCCTCGCGCGCCAAGCACGGCTGATCGGCAACCCTGCCGGGCGGCTGACCGTCGACTCCCGGCCAACCTGATCGGCAAGGGCCCGGCCATCCTGACACTCAGGATGGCCGGGCCCTTCGTCAAATCTTTTTCCGCGCCTAACGTGACCGGTTGCATCCGTTTATCGAACGCACCGCTCCGGAACATGTGTTAACGGTCCGTTTCGCGGGTGTCTGTCTGTGATCGCTTTGTCCGGATTTCGGGCAGCACGGGTCCGTCGATGTTGTCAAAACGAGACCCTTTAAGTGTGGTTTATAGCCCTCGGCTCCTTAATAGTTGGCTCCGTTGAGCTCGGGTCAATGGGTCACGCGCTGTGGGGAGCGCCGACTCACGAGCACACTCCGGGTACTTGACAAGCACGCTGTCAGGGGTGTCAGCGCGCGTAGATCGATGCCTGTCTTGTTGTGACTAGTGGACTCATGAGGAGGAACCCATGCGTGGTGCCAAGAGCGCCAAGTGGGTAGCGGGCGCGATCGTCGTCGCCCTGGCTGCGACCGCCTGTGGTGGTGGCAAGGACAGCGGTTCCGACGCCAAGGGCGAGGCGGACCCGAACGGGATCTTCTCGGTCGAGCTCGGTGAGCCGGAGAAGCTTCTGCACACCGGCGACACGATGGAGTCCAACGGCTCCCTCGTCATGTCCGGCCTGTTCTCGACCCTGGTCGACTACAAGGCTGACGGCTCGCTGGAGATGATCAACGCGGAGTCGCTCACCACTACCGACTCGAAGACCTGGACGGTGAAGCTCAAGCCGGGCTGGACCTTCCACGACGGCACCCCGGTGACCTCGAAGTCCTTCGTGGACGCGTGGAACTGGAACGCCAACGTCAACAACGCCATGGGCCTTGCCTCGTGGTTCTCCGACATCAAGGGCTTCGAGGCTCTGCACCCCGAGAAGGAAGGCGCCAAGCCGACCGGGGACAAGCTCGAGGGTCTGAAGATCGTCGACGAGAACACCTTCACCGTCGAGCTGAAGAGCCCGGTTCCGGCCTTCGGTCACAAGCTCGCCTACATCCCCTTCGCGCCGCTCCCGGAGTCCTTCTACAAGGACCCCAAGGCCGCTGGTGAGAAGCCGGTCGGCAACGGTCCCTACAAGTTCGAGTCGTGGGACCACAAGAAGCAGATCAAGATCGTCCGCTACGACGCCTACAAGGGTCCGAACAAGGCGAAGAACGGCGGTGTGCTCTTCAAGAACTACACCACCCTCGAGGCCGCCTACGAGGACCTGAAGTCCGACAACGTCGACGTTCTGCGTCAGGTCGGTCCGAAGGACCTCCCGGTCTACCACCAGGACCTCGGTGACCGCGCCGTGGACGCGGACCACTCCGCCATCCAGTCCATCGCGGTCGCGTTCTACGCGGACCAGTGGTCGAAGCCGAAGCCGGTCGACGTCAAGGTCATCCAGGGCCTGTCCATGGCCATCGACCGTGCCACCATCACCAAGACGGTGCTGCAGGGTACGCGTGAGCCGGCGACCGGCTGGGTCGCCAAGGGTGTCCTGGGCTTCCAGGAGAACGCCGCGGGCGACGTCACCAAGTACGACCCGGCCAAGGCCAAGGAGCTCATCAAGGCCGGCGGTGGCGTTCCGAAGAACGCGATCACCATCCAGTTCAACGCGGACGGCGGCCACAAGGAGTGGGTCGACGCGGTCTGCAACAGCATCACCCAGGCCACCGGCGTCAAGTGCACCGGCGACAGCAAGCCGGACTTCCAGGCCGACCTGGCCGCTCGCAAGAGCGAGCAGGTCAAGTCCATGTACCGCTCGGCCTGGTCTCTGGACTACCCGATCAACGGCAACTTCCTGAGCGACCTGTACCGCACGGGTGCGGCGGGCAACCAGGGTGGCTTCTCGAACAAGGACCTGGACGCCAAGCTCGCGGCAGCCGAGAGCGCCGCGACGCTCGACGAGTCCGTGAAGCTGTTCCAGGAGGCCGAGAAGTCCCTGGTCAACTACATGCCGTCGATCCCGCTCTGGTACTACAAGGTCAACGCGGGCTACTCGGAGAAGGTCTCGGGCGTCAAGTACGACCAGGCCGGTGACCCGATCCTGACGGGTATCGAGGTCAAGAAGTAACCATCCCAGCGTAGTCCGCATGCTGATGCGGGGCTGACGGACCGTCAGCCCCGCTCCGGCACCCTACGCAGCGGCCGGGGGGCCCTTCCATGACAGCCACGTCCCACAGGGACACGGTTGTCGAGGGAGGGCCCGTCCGGCTGCCGCTGTGATATCTCAACGGAGGCATGATGGGGCGCTATGTCGCACGACGACTGCTCCAGATGATCCCGGTCTTCCTCGGG
This DNA window, taken from Streptomyces sp. SCSIO 30461, encodes the following:
- the typA gene encoding translational GTPase TypA; translated protein: MPTRHDIRNVAIVAHVDHGKTTIVDAMLKQAGAFAAHQLDSVDDRVMDSNDLEREKGITILAKNTAVKYHPKDGGAPITINIIDTPGHADFGGEVERGLSMVDGVVLLVDASEGPLPQTRFVLRKALQRRMPVILCINKTDRPDSRIDEVVNETYDLFLDLDADEDQIEFPIVYACGRDGVASLTKPEDGTVPADSENLEPFFSTILDHIPAPTYDDEAPLQAHVTNLDADNFLGRIALLRVEQGELRKGQTVAWIKRDGSIANVRISELMMTEALTRKPAEKAGPGDICAVAGIPEIMIGETLADPENPVALPLITVDEPAISMTIGTNTSPLVGRGGTGKGADNKAAVKDRKVTARQVKDRLDRELIGNVSLRVLDTERPDAWEVQGRGELALAILVEQMRREGFELTIGKPQVVTKEVDGKVHEPVERMTIDVPEEHMGAVTQLMGVRKGRMDNMSNHGSGWVRMEFVVPSRGLIGFRTEFLTNTRGTGIAHSIHEGHEPWFGTLTTRNNGSLVADRSGSVTGFAMTNLQERGVLFVEPGTEVYEGMIVGENSRSDDMDVNITKEKKLTNMRSSTADVAESIVPPRKLSLEQSLEFCRDDECVEVTPEAVRIRKVNLDARERARAASRAKHG
- a CDS encoding ABC transporter substrate-binding protein, with protein sequence MRGAKSAKWVAGAIVVALAATACGGGKDSGSDAKGEADPNGIFSVELGEPEKLLHTGDTMESNGSLVMSGLFSTLVDYKADGSLEMINAESLTTTDSKTWTVKLKPGWTFHDGTPVTSKSFVDAWNWNANVNNAMGLASWFSDIKGFEALHPEKEGAKPTGDKLEGLKIVDENTFTVELKSPVPAFGHKLAYIPFAPLPESFYKDPKAAGEKPVGNGPYKFESWDHKKQIKIVRYDAYKGPNKAKNGGVLFKNYTTLEAAYEDLKSDNVDVLRQVGPKDLPVYHQDLGDRAVDADHSAIQSIAVAFYADQWSKPKPVDVKVIQGLSMAIDRATITKTVLQGTREPATGWVAKGVLGFQENAAGDVTKYDPAKAKELIKAGGGVPKNAITIQFNADGGHKEWVDAVCNSITQATGVKCTGDSKPDFQADLAARKSEQVKSMYRSAWSLDYPINGNFLSDLYRTGAAGNQGGFSNKDLDAKLAAAESAATLDESVKLFQEAEKSLVNYMPSIPLWYYKVNAGYSEKVSGVKYDQAGDPILTGIEVKK